In the Ursus arctos isolate Adak ecotype North America unplaced genomic scaffold, UrsArc2.0 scaffold_19, whole genome shotgun sequence genome, one interval contains:
- the TMEM190 gene encoding transmembrane protein 190 — MVGSGIPALSLFLLMQGSVDGNGIQGFFYPWSCEGDVWDRESCGGQAAIENPNLCLRLRCCYRDGVCYHQRPDETMRRKHMWALGWTCGGLLFLISSICLFWWAKRRDMLHLPGFLKGKCDLSRTVSLLSKDRGTPTEKKTSGGSMPASLPPEGAGDVSGATEGEGMTEGGEETEGGEDED; from the exons ATGGTGGGCTCTGGGATCCCAGCTTTGAGCCTCTTCctgctgatgcagggctcagtag ATGGGAATGGAATCCAGGGATTCTTCTATCCGTGGA GCTGTGAGGGAGATGTGTGGGACCGGGAGAGCTGTGGGGGCCAGGCGGCAATTGAGAACCCCAATCTCTGTCTGCGTCTACGCTGCTGCTACCGTGACGGGGTCTGCTACCACCAGCGGCCAGATG AAACTATGCGGAGGAAGCACATGTGGGCGCTGGGCTGGACATGTGGAGGCCTCCTCTTCCTGATCTCCAGCATCTGCTTGTTCTG GTGGGCCAAGCGCCGGGACATGCTGCACCTTCCAGGGTTCTTAAAGGGCAAATGTGACCTGTCGAGGACCGTCTCTCTGTTATCCAAGGACCGAGGGACTCCGACGGAAAAAAAGACATCCGGTGGGAGCatgccagcctccctccctccagaggGGGCCGGGGATGTGTCAGGGGCCACCGAAGGGGAAGGGATGACAGAAGGGGGTGAAGAAACAGAAGGGGGGGAGGACGAAGATTAG